The Granulicella arctica genome segment ACGCCACCCTCAAGAAGATCGCCACCGCCACCGGCGTTCCCGTAAGCGCAACCCTGAACCCCGAGTTCCAGCAGCGCCTCGCCAAACTCAAGTCCGCCTCACCCGCAGACTTCGACCAGGCCTACATCACCGACATGCAGCAGATCCACGACAAGGACGAGAAGCTCTTCGCCCAGGAGGCCACCGAAGGCTCCGACAGCTACAAAACCTTCGCCCACCAAACCGACCTCATCGTAAAACGCCACATCGGAGCCCTCAACGCCCCCGACACCATGTAGCCAATAAAAAGCCCGGGTGCCCCATCTTCGCGACAGCACTATCGTCGCTAAGGTGGGTATCGTGCAAACCGGGGTCCCCGGCGAGCGCATTTGCTCGTTGGGGTGGAAAGCACGACCGCCTTCCTCGACCCCACCACCAAACTGTCATCCTGAGCGAAGCGCAAAGCGCGCAGCCGAAGGACCTGCGGTTGCATTTGCCGTTGCATTTGTCCTAGCTCATCCAAAAACTACCGAACCCCCCTCTCCCCCACCCGCCGATCCACCTCACCCTCCACCCTCCCAAAATCCTCCTTCAACACCTTCCCCTGATCCACCATCAACTCACCCCCCACATACACCCGCTCCACCTGAGCCTCACTCGTCACAAACACCAGCGAAGCATACGGATCGAACACCACCCCATACGCCTTCGGGTCCAGCACCACAAAGTCCCCCATCTTCCCCCGCTCCAGCGACCCCACACGATCCGCCACACCCAGCACATCCGCGCTCCCCATCGTATGCAGCCGCAGCACGTCATACGGACTCATCACCGCCGCACTCTCATACTTGTCCCGAATCGCATACAGCCCCGTCCGCATGTTCTCGAACGGATCAGCCAGATCCGCGCTCGCCTCACCATCCACGCCCATCCCCACCCTTACCCCAGCCTTCAGATACGCCGGTATATCCGCCGTCCCCGAAGCCAGCCGCCCATTCGACAGCGGATTCCAGCTCATCGCCGCGCCCGCCTCCGCCGTCTCCTTCAAAATCTCCGGCGTCGTATGGATAAAGTGCCCGAAGATCATCCGATTCGTCACCAGCCCATGCTTCATAAACCACGGCCACATCACATCCCGATCCGCCACCTGCGTCTCCGGCTGCTCCAGATAGTGGCTCTGGTTCCCCAGGTTGAAGCGCTTCATCAGAGCCGCCTCCAGCACCGCCTGCTGCTCCGTCCCATCGAACGCCGTCCCGCCGTTGATCATCACCGACAGCAACCGCTGCCCACCCACCGGAACATCCTTCGTCTGCGCCGCCGCATAGTCCAGAAACGCCTTCAGCCGCTCCCCCGCAATCGCCTCCGTATACGCCGGACCCGCCTTCCCCGGCTCCCACCCATGCACAAACCGCACCCCCGAATCCATCTCCCCGCGAAACTCCGCCTCGCTGAAGCTCTCCCGATCGAGCGGCGTATGCCCCCCATAGTTGAAGCTATAAGTCGACGTAATCCCATGCCGCAGATGATCCAGCCCACCCTCCAGCGTGAACCAGTACAGGTCCTCCGGAGTCGCCTTCGTCACCGCCTTCCCATACAGCGCATCGATCCACCCCAGCAGCGTCTTATCCGCCGCCAAACCCCGATACGCACTCTGCCAAAGATGGCTATGCGCCGAGATAAACCCCGGAATCACCCACGCCCCACCCGCATCCCAAACCACATCCGCCCGCACCACCGCCGGAGGATCACCCTTCTCCACCGCCGCAATCCGCCCACCCCGCTCCACCACCACATACCCCAGAAACGGCTCCCTCTGCCCCGAAGCCATCGTGAACAAAGTCGCATTCCGCACCAGCAGCGCCTGCCCCCGCGCCACCCCACCCACCCCAATCAGACAAAGCACCACCACCAGCAGCAAACGAGAGCGAAGAAAAGTCACCATCCTCCGTTCTTACCCCATCCCCATCCCCACCACAAGCAAAATCCAACCCCACCCATCCACTCCCCAAAATCTGTCATCCTGAGCGAAGCCGAAGGACCTGTGGTTGCTTTTGCCCTTGCCGTTGCATTTGCCGTTGCTCTTGTAGTTGCTGTTGTTTGTTTCACCCCACCCCAAACCAACCCACCAAACTGTCATCCTGAGCGAAGCGCAAAGCGCGCAGCCGAAGGACCTGCGGTTGTTTTTGCAGTTGCTGTTGCTGTTGCACTTGCCGTTGCTTGTTCTTCCTCAACCACCCACAAAAAAAACTGTCATCCTGAGCGAAGCGCAAAGCGCGTAGCCGAAGGACCTGCGGTTGTTTTTGCTGTTGCTGTTGCACTCGCCGTTGCTTGTTCTTCCTCAACCACCCACAAAAAAACTGTCATCCTGAGCGAAGGCGAAGCCGCAGCCGAAGGACCTGCGGTTGTTTTTGCTGTTGCTGTTGCACTCGCCGTTGCTTGTTCTTCCTCAACCACCCACAAAAAAACTGTCATCCTGAGCGCGGNNNNNNNNNNNNNNNNNNNNNNNNNNNNNNNNNNNNNNNNNNNNNNNNNNNNNNNNNNNNNNNNNNNNNNNNNNNNNNNNNNNNNNNNNNNNNNAGCAAGGCGAAGCCGCAGTCGAAGGACCTGCGGTTGTTTTTGCTGTTGCTGTTGCATTTGCCGTTGCTTGTTCTTCCTCAACCAACCCCAAAAAACTGTCATCCTGAGCGAAGTGCGAAGCACGCAGTCGAAGGACCTGCGGTTGTTTTTGCAGTTGCTGTTGCACTTGCCGTTGCTCGTTCTTCCCCCACCCCAAAAAACAAACAAGCCCCTCAACCAGAGGGGCTCATCCATATGTAACCAAATCAGTATCAATTACCCCAACGTCTCCATCAGCTTATTAATCGTACGGTTCATATCCTTATCACTCCGCCGATGCTCATCGATCTTCGCAATCGAATGCATCACCGTC includes the following:
- a CDS encoding DUF4142 domain-containing protein; protein product: MRLQLLHAATTLVLLLAPTALLHAAGPASDADKAFVGKVSQGGMYEVEASRVAATRATAPNVKDQALAEVHDHSLVNATLKKIATATGVPVSATLNPEFQQRLAKLKSASPADFDQAYITDMQQIHDKDEKLFAQEATEGSDSYKTFAHQTDLIVKRHIGALNAPDTM
- a CDS encoding amidohydrolase family protein — encoded protein: MVTFLRSRLLLVVVLCLIGVGGVARGQALLVRNATLFTMASGQREPFLGYVVVERGGRIAAVEKGDPPAVVRADVVWDAGGAWVIPGFISAHSHLWQSAYRGLAADKTLLGWIDALYGKAVTKATPEDLYWFTLEGGLDHLRHGITSTYSFNYGGHTPLDRESFSEAEFRGEMDSGVRFVHGWEPGKAGPAYTEAIAGERLKAFLDYAAAQTKDVPVGGQRLLSVMINGGTAFDGTEQQAVLEAALMKRFNLGNQSHYLEQPETQVADRDVMWPWFMKHGLVTNRMIFGHFIHTTPEILKETAEAGAAMSWNPLSNGRLASGTADIPAYLKAGVRVGMGVDGEASADLADPFENMRTGLYAIRDKYESAAVMSPYDVLRLHTMGSADVLGVADRVGSLERGKMGDFVVLDPKAYGVVFDPYASLVFVTSEAQVERVYVGGELMVDQGKVLKEDFGRVEGEVDRRVGERGVR